Below is a genomic region from Rhodothermales bacterium.
TGGTTTATGGAACGAATGTGGAGCCCCTGGCGCTCTGCGCATCTCGAGCGAGACGACCGGATGAAGGCGGTGCCTGGCGCTGATATGGACACCCGGTCGTTATTTGCGCGCCTCGCGGCGGAGGATGAGGACGAAAAAAATTACATCGTCTGGAGGGGGGTACATGTTTTCGTCATCATGAACCTCTATCCTTACAACAATGGCCACCTGCTCATCGTCCCCTATCGGACGGTGGCAGCGTATGAAGAACTTTCACGGGACGAGCAAATAGAACTGGCCGTTACACTCGACCAGTGTATTCGGTGGCTCAACGAAGCGCTTTGCCCCGAAGGATTTAATGTAGGCATGAACCTCGGTAAGGCGGCGGGAGCCGGCATTCCGGATCATTTGCACCTGCATGTGGTACCGCGCTGGCAAGGAGACACGAACTTCATGCCCACTATCGGTGAAGTCAAAGTCCTCCCCGAAGCGCTTGATGTAACGTATCGAAAACTCGTGGCCGCTGCCCGGGCCGGAGCCACCGCTTTCCCACAAGCGGGCTAGATGGCCTACCGCGCCGTACCTTTCAGGATGCCGCTGGCTCTTTCGATTTCCACGCAGAATAGATCATGTCCGATACGAACATCGCCCCCCCGCCCCAGGACACACGTATGCCTTCGGACGGCGACGATAACACGGGGAAGGTATCGCGGATTTCGCTCCGCAACGTGGCCTGGCCCCTCCTGCTGAGCCTCCTCGTTCTACTTCTGATCGCCTACTTCACGTTCGACGCCGGCTCGTTCCGGCAGATGCTGTCCACCCTCCGCCCT
It encodes:
- a CDS encoding HIT domain-containing protein; its protein translation is MKAVPGADMDTRSLFARLAAEDEDEKNYIVWRGVHVFVIMNLYPYNNGHLLIVPYRTVAAYEELSRDEQIELAVTLDQCIRWLNEALCPEGFNVGMNLGKAAGAGIPDHLHLHVVPRWQGDTNFMPTIGEVKVLPEALDVTYRKLVAAARAGATAFPQAG